A region from the Medicago truncatula cultivar Jemalong A17 chromosome 6, MtrunA17r5.0-ANR, whole genome shotgun sequence genome encodes:
- the LOC11437228 gene encoding DNA-directed RNA polymerases II and IV subunit 5A, which translates to MVFSEEDITKLFRIQKTLLQMLSDRNYLVEETELTMSREDFIFKYGEHMKREQLEINKTHRNNPSEKICVFFSDDAKLGVKIVRGFITRMLQENVDSGILVCQTKLSHYARSAVTEMSSVGSKRLEVFLEDELLVNITKHERVPPHQVLTEAEKRALLKKYTVKDTQLPRILTSDPVARYYGLRRGQVVRIIRPSETAGTYITYRIAS; encoded by the exons ATGGTGTTTTCCGAAGAAGACATAACAAAACTTTTCAGAATCCAGAAAACCCTTCTCCAAATGTTATCCGACAGAAACTACCTCGTCGAAGAAACCGAACTCACCATGTCTCGTgaagatttcatcttcaaatacgGCGAACACATGAAACGAGAACAGTTAGAAATCAACAAAACACATAGAAACAACCCATCTGAAAAAATCTGTGTTTTCTTCTCTGATGATGCTAAACTTGGTGTTAAGATTGTTAGAGGTTTTATTACTAGGATGTTGCAAGAGAATGTTGATAGTGGGATTTTGGTTTGTCAGACTAAATTATCTCATTATGCTAGAAGTGCTGTTACTGAAATGAGTTCAGTTGGTTCTAAGCGCCTTGAAGTCTTTCTG GAGGATGAACTGCTGGTGAACATAACAAAGCACGAGCGTGTACCTCCACATCAGGTTCTCACCGAAGCTGAGAAGAGAGCCTTGCTCAAGAAATACACTGTCAAAGATACTCAG CTACCTAGAATTTTGACGTCGGATCCTGTTGCGAGATATTATGGACTAAGGCGTGGACAAGTTGTCAGGATTATCCGGCCAAGTGAGACTGCAGGCACATATATTACATACCGAATTGCTTCTTGA
- the LOC11436782 gene encoding DNA-directed RNA polymerases II and IV subunit 5A: MVFTEEDITKLYRIRKTILQMLFDRNYLVDETQLTMSREDFIFKFGEHMKREQLEINTTHRNNLSEKICVFFFDDAKLGVNIVRGIINRMLKENVDNGIMVCQNKLSPAARKAVAGMSSIGSKRLEVFMEDELLVNITKHERVPPHQVLTDTEKKALLKRYTVKDTQLPKILTNDPVARYYGLRRGQVVRIIRPSETAGTYITYRIAS, translated from the exons ATGGTGTTTACCGAAGAAGACATAACAAAACTATACAGAATCCGCAAAACCATTCTCCAAATGCTATTCGACAGAAACTACCTCGTCGACGAAACCCAACTTACCATGTCTCGAgaagatttcatcttcaaattcgGCGAACACATGAAACGAGAACAGTTAGAAATCAACACAACACATAGAAACAACCTATCTGAAAAAATCTGTGTGTTCTTCTTTGATGATGCTAAACTTGGTGTTAATATTGTTAGAGGTATTATTAATAGGATGTTGAAGGAGAATGTTGATAATGGGATTATGGTTTGTCAGAATAAATTATCTCCTGCTGCGCGTAAAGCTGTTGCTGGAATGAGTTCAATTGGTTCTAAGCGGCTTGAAGTCTTTATG GAGGATGAACTGCTGGTGAACATAACAAAGCACGAGCGTGTACCTCCACATCAGGTTCTCACCGACACTGAGAAGAAAGCCCTGCTCAAGAGATACACTGTCAAAGATACTCAG CTACCTAAAATTTTGACAAATGATCCTGTTGCGAGATATTATGGACTAAGGCGTGGACAAGTTGTCAGGATTATCCGGCCAAGTGAGACTGCAGGAACATATATTACATACCGAATTGCTTCTTGA
- the LOC25497374 gene encoding bark storage protein A, whose amino-acid sequence MEFLVVLVMVLLGSSIKAYGAISQISWREISNINNKGPYIGIVVPNDFELNPLLQSSSFVPHNKFPYFDFAGRHFRIGELEKKKVIVVMTGLSMLNAGLATQLLLTLFNVKGVLHYGIAGNVNSKFQIGDVTIPQYWAHTGLWHWQRFGDNPEDEENVDFSKEFGYLKFSNYNNYTKHSKSVENLLSKVWYQPEEIFPVDGTPEVLQHAFWVPVDKTYFEIARKLKNVELSSCVNTTCLPRKPIVVRVKKGVSANVFVDNKAYRDFLNLKFDATPVDMESASVALVCFQHKIPFIAIRALSDLAGGGSSLTNEYSIYLSLASQNAFNVLVKFISLI is encoded by the exons ATGGAGTTTCTGGTTGTCCTTGTTATGGTATTATTGGGAAGTAGCATCAAGGCCTATGGTGCAATTTCTCAAATTTCTTGGAGAGAAATCAGCAATATCAATAACAAAGGACCATATATTGGTATAGTTGTGCCAAATGACTTTGAGTTGAACCCTCTTCTTCAATCATCAAGCTTTGTTCCACATAACAAGTTTCCTTACTTTGACTTTGCTG GAAGACATTTTCGCATTGGtgaattggaaaagaaaaaggttATTGTTGTTATGACTGGATTGAGTATG ctAAATGCAGGTCTTGCTACCCAATTGTTgcttactttgtttaatgtaaAAGGAGTTCTCCACTATGGAATTGCAGGTAATGTAAATTCTAAATTCCAAATTGGAGATGTAACTATTCCACAGTATTGGGCTCACACTGGACTTTGGCATTGGCAG AGGTTTGGAGATAATCCTGAGGATGAGGAGAATGTAGATTTCAGCAAAGAATTTGGTTATCTTAAGTTTTCCAATTACAATAACTACACAAAGCATTCAAAATCAGTGGAAAATCTTTTGAGCAAGGTTTGGTATCAACCAGAGGAAATTTTTCCTGTGGATGGAACACCTGAAGTTTTGCAACATGCTTTTTGGGTTCCAGTTGACAAAACTTACTTCGAAATCGCAAGAAAACTCAAG AATGTTGAATTGAGTAGTTGTGTTAACACAACTTGCTTGCCAAGAAAGCCTATTGTGGTGAGAGTAAAGAAAGGAGTAAGTGCCAATGTGTTTGTTGACAACAAAGCTTATAGAGATTTTTTGAACTTGAAATTTGATGCTACTCCAGTAGACATGGAAAGTGCTTCTGTTGCCTTAGTTTGTTTCCAACACAAAATACCTTTCATTGCCATTAGAGCATTGTCTGATTTAGCTGGAGGAGGTTCATCATTGACCAATGAATATTCCATCTATTTATCTTTAGCCTCCCAAAATGCATTTAATGTTCTTGTCAAATTCATCTCCTTAATATGA